In Peptococcus niger, the genomic window AACATAAGAATGTTCGTATTTTGGTTTTAAAATCAAAAGAACAAGTAAAGAGTCAAGATAAAGATGAAAAAACTAAGTAAAGTAAGAAATATTACAGCGAATGTACGAGGGATAAAATTCGGCAGTCTTTGGACTGCACTGATTTTTTATTTAATAAAAATATGGTATAATATACGAAGAAAAAATTCAATTATATGAACATTAAGGATGATATTATGAAAATAAACTATAATGGGTTATGGAAACTTTTGATAGATAAAAATATGAATAAAAAAGATTTGCAGGAAAAGGTTGGGATTGCTCCAGCAACGATAGCAAAGATGGGTAAAGGTGAATTTGTTAGTATGGAAATTTTGTACAGAATATGTATTTCTTTAGAGACTAATTTCGGGGAAATTATTTCTGTGGTGGAGGAGAATAAATGAACAATTTAATTGAGAAAAAAGAATTGATT contains:
- a CDS encoding helix-turn-helix domain-containing protein: MKINYNGLWKLLIDKNMNKKDLQEKVGIAPATIAKMGKGEFVSMEILYRICISLETNFGEIISVVEENK